From the genome of Ignavibacteriales bacterium, one region includes:
- a CDS encoding corrinoid protein — protein MEIDDKLESLSIAIINGKHLDAQKITQELLTNNVLPQTILDNALMKGMAIVGERFRDQLIFVPQVLIAARAMKFAMKALEPYLIKGGVASKGRILIGTVKGDVHDIGKNLVAIMLQGCGYEVIDIGTGCSAEKFHEEYIKCNADVIGMSALLTTTMIYMESVIKFFREKNIKIPIIVGGAPLNQKFADEIGSSGFARNAYDAVQLVDSIMATKH, from the coding sequence ATGGAAATAGATGACAAATTAGAATCTTTAAGCATAGCAATTATAAACGGGAAACATCTTGATGCCCAAAAAATAACCCAGGAGCTGCTGACAAATAATGTTTTGCCTCAAACTATCCTTGATAATGCGTTGATGAAAGGAATGGCAATCGTTGGTGAAAGATTCCGTGATCAGTTGATATTCGTTCCGCAAGTCTTGATTGCCGCAAGAGCCATGAAATTCGCAATGAAGGCTCTAGAACCTTACTTAATAAAAGGGGGGGTAGCCAGCAAAGGAAGAATTCTTATTGGAACCGTGAAAGGGGATGTACATGATATTGGCAAGAACCTGGTTGCAATAATGTTACAAGGTTGTGGATATGAAGTTATCGATATCGGGACAGGTTGTTCCGCAGAAAAATTCCATGAAGAATATATAAAATGTAATGCTGATGTTATAGGAATGTCTGCTCTTCTTACCACCACCATGATTTATATGGAATCCGTGATTAAATTTTTCCGAGAAAAAAATATTAAGATTCCTATTATTGTCGGCGGCGCACCTTTGAATCAAAAATTCGCCGATGAAATTGGTTCAAGCGGATTTGCTAGAAACGCATATGACGCTGTACAACTGGTTGATTCAATAATGGCAACTAAACATTAA